A window of the Brassica napus cultivar Da-Ae chromosome C5, Da-Ae, whole genome shotgun sequence genome harbors these coding sequences:
- the BNAC05G51780D gene encoding uncharacterized protein BNAC05G51780D: MGQQLRRAVGRVKEVEKFPSRVDRRSLPKEELSAGKSPSINDVSARGGSSEDSERDPQYDTMLNQMVGRIKAKPGGKAEMGEASVVETSKRPLPKLRNTTPESTRYEEKPVSQGTLNVAQVRHIMLLYQGKAQDHNGPMTLNEIAKNYRIDVSQVQKITQFLSLPPETTDKQKKRYE, from the exons ATGGGTCAGCAACTGCGTCGAGCCGTTGGGAGAGtcaaagaagttgaaaagtTTCCATCAAGGGTTGATCGGAGATCTCTTCCAAAAGAAGAACTCAGCGCCGGGAAATCTCCGTCTATTAATGATGTTTCTG CTCGAGGAGGCAGCAGTGAGGATAGTGAAAGAGACCCACAATACGATACAATGTTGAACCAAATGGTTGGGAGAATAAAGGCTAAACCTGGTGGCAAAGCCGAGATGGGAGAG GCATCGGTAGTGGAAACGTCGAAAAGACCACTCCCAAAGCTCCGGAACACTACTCCTGAATCAACAAGGTACGAGGAAAAACCGGTGTCGCAAGGAACACTGAACGTGGCTCAAGTGAGACACATCATGCTCCTCTATCAGGGCAAGGCTCAGGATCACAACGGTCCGATGACTCTGAACGAAATTGCCAAAAACTACAGGATTGACGTCTCCCAGGTCCAGAAAATCACCCAGTTCCTGTCTTTGCCACCAGAGACTACTGATAAGCAGAAGAAACGATATGAATAA